A stretch of DNA from Bacillus sp. SM2101:
AACCCATTTTCAATAACCGCTAAACGTGCAAGGTGATGCAGCGCATGAACAACATAATTATACGCATCTAGATATTGCCTAGATTCATAAAATTTTTTACCTTCTAAATATCTTCTAATTAGTTTAGCAAATTCTACTCCCATTTTTAGTTTACGGTAGTCCCTAGGAAACATCTCTAACTCATTTCTAAGGTTGTGAATGTATTCATTTCTATCAAATAAAACCCGTCCATTCATTAACCATTCAGTAACTTTTCTATTAGAGCCTAATAATACCCATTCATTTAATTGGTTTTCATCTACAATATGTAAAGCAGCTTTGTTATGATTGAATTCATAATGTTTAATTTGAACCGATTGTTCTGAATCTTTTATAATGACTAATAACACAACATCAAATGTATCTGTGATAGAACTAACAGCTTCTCCCTTTTTTTCAACGATAATTACACCTAGTGTATTTTTATGACTCGCTCTTTCCTGATAAATGGGACGAAGTATATCTTCCATTTTAAATTCCCCCCTTTTTTGATAATAATTTATTCGATATTAATATGAAATAACCTTTAATTTTTAAAGTTATTAATATCGAAACTATTGATATCAATAAATATACTCTCTTATGTCTATACAATGCAATTGTTAAGCGTGTACATTTCTATTTTAGTTATGCTATATTATTAAATTAGGAGGTTGACGGCATGGCTAAAAAATATTCAAGTAAAATAAACAAGATACGCACATTTGCGCTTAGTTTGATTTTCATTGGGGTTCTTGTAATGTATGGTGGAATATTCTTTCGATCATCTGTTGTTGTAATGACTGTCTTTATGATTTTAGGTCTTCTATGTATTGTAGCTAGTACGGTTGTTTACTTTTGGATTGGTATGTTATCTACAAAAACTGTTCAAGTAGTGTGTCCATCATGCCAAAAGCCAACAAAAATGTTAGGTAAAGTAGATATATGTATGTATTGCAATGAACCACTAACTCTTGATCCATCACTTG
This window harbors:
- a CDS encoding nucleotidyltransferase-like protein; amino-acid sequence: MEDILRPIYQERASHKNTLGVIIVEKKGEAVSSITDTFDVVLLVIIKDSEQSVQIKHYEFNHNKAALHIVDENQLNEWVLLGSNRKVTEWLMNGRVLFDRNEYIHNLRNELEMFPRDYRKLKMGVEFAKLIRRYLEGKKFYESRQYLDAYNYVVHALHHLARLAVIENGFHPEVLVWGQVKQIEPEIYKLYEKLIEGEETLEKNLELLFLASDFLISSKIELGSEHLLEILSSKDEPWTYEDIMNHSQLTHYSIDLSIMIEFLIERGYIHVHKVETKGQQIYHRCYSVESN
- a CDS encoding YgzB family protein; this encodes MAKKYSSKINKIRTFALSLIFIGVLVMYGGIFFRSSVVVMTVFMILGLLCIVASTVVYFWIGMLSTKTVQVVCPSCQKPTKMLGKVDICMYCNEPLTLDPSLEGKEFNEKYNKKDKKTITK